A genomic segment from Prochlorothrix hollandica PCC 9006 = CALU 1027 encodes:
- the rpmJ gene encoding 50S ribosomal protein L36, with the protein MKVRASVRKMCEKCRVIRRRGRVMVICSANPKHKQRQG; encoded by the coding sequence ATGAAAGTTAGAGCGTCCGTTCGGAAAATGTGCGAAAAATGTCGTGTAATTCGGCGGCGCGGTCGAGTCATGGTCATTTGCTCTGCTAACCCCAAGCATAAGCAGCGTCAGGGTTAG